One Halobaculum sp. CBA1158 DNA segment encodes these proteins:
- the tpiA gene encoding triose-phosphate isomerase, with amino-acid sequence MTDSDTLILVNLKAYPCDPVAVAEACASVAGDTGARIAVAPQAAHLAAVADTGVETWAQHVSPVEHGSHTGSTLAEAVADAGATGTLINHSENRLKLADIDASLAAAERADLETVVCANNPAQSGAAAALGPDAVAVEPPELIGGDVSVASADPAIVEDSVAAVEAVDADVDLFCGAGVSTGEDVAAAGELGATGVLLASGVAKADDPEAVLRDLVSGL; translated from the coding sequence GTGACCGACTCCGACACCCTGATCCTCGTCAACCTCAAGGCGTACCCCTGCGATCCCGTCGCGGTCGCGGAGGCGTGCGCGAGCGTCGCCGGCGACACCGGCGCGCGGATCGCCGTCGCCCCGCAGGCGGCCCACCTCGCGGCCGTCGCCGACACCGGCGTCGAGACGTGGGCACAGCACGTCTCGCCGGTCGAACACGGCAGCCACACCGGGTCGACGCTCGCCGAGGCCGTCGCCGACGCGGGCGCGACGGGAACGCTGATCAACCACTCCGAGAACCGCCTGAAGCTGGCCGACATCGACGCCTCCCTGGCCGCCGCCGAGCGCGCCGACCTGGAGACGGTCGTGTGCGCCAACAACCCCGCGCAGTCGGGCGCGGCCGCCGCGCTCGGTCCCGACGCCGTCGCCGTCGAGCCGCCCGAACTCATCGGCGGCGACGTGTCGGTCGCGAGCGCCGACCCGGCGATCGTAGAGGACTCCGTGGCCGCCGTCGAGGCCGTCGACGCCGACGTGGACCTGTTCTGCGGCGCGGGCGTCTCGACCGGCGAGGACGTGGCCGCCGCCGGCGAGTTGGGCGCGACGGGCGTGCTGCTCGCCTCCGGCGTCGCGAAGGCGGACGACCCCGAGGCGGTGCTTCGAGACCTCGTGTCCGGGCTGTAA
- a CDS encoding multiprotein bridging factor aMBF1, with protein MPQCEMCGAEKASLTTTKVEGAELELCGDCSDFGTEVRTESSSSASTKYSTSSSGSSDSSSSSSSSSSSSQRRRDMFDDMEAVASDYDDRIRQAREATSMSQEDLAKDINEKASVIRKLERGDILPSDDVQAKLEKKLGISLVEGKDVDDADWESTSSGSMTLGDVVKRNDG; from the coding sequence CGAAAGTCGAGGGCGCGGAGTTGGAGCTTTGCGGCGACTGCTCGGACTTCGGGACCGAGGTCCGCACCGAGAGCTCCTCGTCGGCGTCGACGAAGTACTCGACGTCCTCCTCGGGGTCGTCCGACTCCTCCTCCTCGTCGAGTTCTTCCTCGTCGTCGTCACAGCGCCGCCGCGACATGTTCGACGACATGGAGGCGGTCGCGTCCGACTACGACGACCGCATTCGGCAGGCCCGCGAGGCCACCAGCATGAGCCAGGAGGACCTCGCGAAGGACATCAACGAGAAGGCCTCCGTCATTCGTAAGCTGGAGCGCGGCGACATCCTCCCCTCTGACGACGTGCAGGCGAAACTCGAGAAGAAGCTCGGCATCTCGCTGGTCGAGGGGAAAGACGTCGACGACGCCGACTGGGAGAGCACCTCTTCGGGGAGCATGACCCTCGGCGACGTGGTCAAGCGCAACGACGGCTAA
- a CDS encoding fumarylacetoacetate hydrolase family protein has product MRYARIRDPAGTVRTGTYDDGVVTAAGEAFDAADDDVDLLAPCEPSKIVCVGRNYADHAEELGNEVPDRPLLFLKPPNSVADPHSTVTLPAGKERVDHEAEIAFVIGEQARNVAAEDAMDYVAGFTCLDDVSNRDDQNQEQNWVRGKAFDGSAPIGPCIADSEHVPADAGVELRVNGETKQSSSRDYFMFSIPELVEEITTYLTLESGDVVATGTPAGVGPLSDGDRVEIEVEGVGVLEHDVRQA; this is encoded by the coding sequence ATGCGCTACGCTCGGATCCGCGATCCCGCGGGAACCGTCCGGACGGGTACCTACGACGACGGCGTCGTCACCGCCGCCGGCGAGGCGTTCGACGCGGCGGACGACGACGTGGACCTGCTCGCGCCGTGTGAGCCGTCCAAGATCGTCTGCGTCGGTCGCAACTACGCCGACCACGCGGAGGAACTCGGCAACGAGGTCCCGGACCGGCCGCTGCTGTTCCTGAAGCCCCCGAACTCGGTCGCCGACCCCCACTCGACTGTCACCCTCCCGGCCGGGAAAGAGCGCGTGGACCACGAGGCCGAGATCGCGTTCGTGATCGGCGAGCAGGCGCGCAACGTCGCCGCCGAGGACGCGATGGACTACGTCGCGGGCTTCACCTGCCTCGACGACGTGTCGAACCGCGACGACCAGAACCAGGAGCAAAACTGGGTCCGCGGTAAGGCGTTCGACGGCTCCGCGCCGATCGGCCCCTGCATCGCCGACTCCGAACACGTCCCCGCGGACGCCGGGGTCGAACTCCGCGTGAACGGCGAGACGAAGCAGTCGTCCTCGCGCGACTACTTCATGTTCTCCATCCCCGAACTCGTCGAGGAGATCACGACGTACCTGACGCTGGAATCCGGCGACGTGGTCGCCACCGGGACGCCCGCCGGCGTGGGCCCGCTCTCGGACGGCGATCGGGTCGAAATCGAGGTCGAGGGCGTCGGCGTCCTCGAACACGACGTGCGCCAAGCGTAG
- a CDS encoding archaellin/type IV pilin N-terminal domain-containing protein has product MFEFITDEEERGQVGIGTLIVFIAMVLVAAIAAGVLINTAGFLQSKSQETGEQSSKQVSDRLQEVVTVGNVNESTDPNSIKTVNVTVTQAPGAGEIDLANATINWIGPDGTETLTHEDSGDTDWTFSTVAVKNADDSTTVLNDPDDRFNIVFDLNDNGFGDTNAPSNLEEGEEVTIKINTMAGATTEIRFTVPQSLGQKSAVEL; this is encoded by the coding sequence ATGTTCGAGTTCATCACCGACGAGGAAGAGCGGGGGCAGGTGGGAATCGGGACGCTCATCGTGTTCATCGCGATGGTGCTGGTGGCGGCGATCGCCGCCGGCGTCCTGATCAACACCGCCGGCTTCCTCCAGAGCAAGTCACAGGAAACGGGCGAACAGAGTAGTAAACAGGTCAGCGACCGGCTCCAGGAGGTCGTCACCGTCGGTAACGTGAACGAAAGCACCGATCCGAACAGCATCAAAACGGTCAACGTGACCGTGACGCAGGCTCCGGGTGCCGGCGAGATCGACCTCGCGAACGCGACGATCAACTGGATCGGACCGGACGGTACTGAGACGCTCACTCACGAGGACTCCGGCGACACAGACTGGACGTTCTCCACCGTCGCGGTGAAGAACGCCGACGACTCGACGACCGTCCTGAACGACCCCGACGACCGCTTCAACATCGTGTTCGATCTGAACGACAACGGCTTCGGTGACACCAACGCCCCCTCGAACCTCGAGGAGGGTGAGGAAGTGACGATCAAGATCAACACGATGGCCGGCGCGACCACCGAGATCCGCTTCACGGTCCCGCAGTCGCTCGGGCAGAAGAGCGCCGTCGAGCTGTAA